A region from the Caldicellulosiruptor naganoensis genome encodes:
- the murJ gene encoding murein biosynthesis integral membrane protein MurJ, producing the protein MSDNTKKITKATFLVVLATILSKIFGFLREVVLGAVYGTSYKLDSLIAAQLLPGVFFASILASFSTTFIPIYNEIVVKEGKEKANKFVNKSLFLISTCALFIAVVGCIFSPFIVDLIFRGFDLQRKVLTSSLMQITFFYIIFLGANYIFQAFLQSNENFVVPVLVGLPFNAIIIFSIFLKDFLDISAVATAFVLGYFSMVLFQIPFAKKKGFKLEVDFNIKDEYIQKMFKLVLPVFIGSSVISLNSFVDRYLASYLQEGSISALNYAEKLNGLVYSIFSASISAVIYPYLSRFFSSNQKEEFKKYLILSINSLILIMIPITFGVFILNTEIVQVVYERGAFDKKSTYLTSGALMFFSLGYLGYAVRDILSRTFYSIQDTLTPMKNGIIAVFVNIGLNIILVRFLQHKGLALGTSVVAYVSVFLLLRSLIRKIGKINFKNSFIVLLKSIFASICMVITITVVKRFVYIQTPHIFLTRTINLAIQIFCGAISYSIVIYTLKVNEVKWLFENSKIALSKFKDLVTK; encoded by the coding sequence ATGTCTGACAATACAAAGAAAATTACAAAAGCTACTTTTTTAGTAGTGTTAGCAACAATTCTTTCCAAGATATTTGGATTTTTGCGCGAGGTTGTATTAGGTGCGGTTTACGGAACAAGTTATAAATTGGATTCGCTAATTGCTGCCCAGCTGCTGCCGGGCGTTTTTTTTGCAAGTATTCTAGCTTCGTTTTCAACAACGTTTATTCCAATTTATAATGAAATAGTAGTAAAAGAAGGTAAAGAGAAGGCAAACAAGTTTGTAAATAAGTCTCTTTTTTTAATTTCGACTTGTGCTCTTTTTATTGCAGTTGTGGGTTGTATATTTTCACCTTTTATAGTTGATTTGATATTTAGAGGATTTGATTTGCAAAGAAAAGTACTTACATCTTCCCTTATGCAAATAACATTTTTTTATATAATCTTTTTGGGAGCAAATTATATCTTTCAGGCTTTTCTTCAATCAAATGAAAACTTTGTTGTTCCGGTATTGGTAGGATTGCCTTTTAATGCGATAATCATTTTTTCAATCTTTCTCAAAGATTTTCTTGATATCTCCGCTGTTGCAACTGCCTTTGTTTTAGGATATTTTTCGATGGTTTTATTTCAAATTCCGTTTGCCAAGAAAAAAGGTTTTAAGTTGGAAGTTGATTTTAATATAAAGGACGAGTATATACAAAAGATGTTTAAACTTGTATTACCAGTTTTTATAGGTTCTTCTGTGATTTCGTTAAACTCTTTTGTGGATAGATACTTAGCTTCGTATTTACAAGAAGGAAGTATTTCAGCTTTAAACTATGCTGAGAAATTAAATGGGTTGGTTTATAGTATTTTTAGTGCCTCAATCTCAGCAGTAATTTACCCCTATCTATCACGATTTTTTTCAAGTAATCAGAAAGAAGAATTTAAAAAGTATTTGATACTTTCAATTAACTCCCTAATTTTGATAATGATTCCGATAACATTTGGAGTTTTTATTCTTAACACTGAAATAGTCCAAGTTGTCTATGAAAGAGGAGCATTTGATAAAAAGTCTACATACCTTACAAGTGGTGCTCTTATGTTTTTTTCCTTAGGGTATTTAGGGTATGCGGTGAGAGATATACTTAGCAGAACATTTTATTCAATCCAGGATACACTGACACCTATGAAAAACGGAATAATTGCTGTTTTTGTGAATATTGGATTAAATATAATTCTTGTTAGATTTTTGCAGCACAAAGGCTTGGCTCTGGGTACAAGTGTTGTTGCATATGTCTCTGTTTTCTTGCTTTTGAGAAGTTTAATTAGGAAAATAGGTAAGATAAATTTTAAAAACTCGTTTATTGTGCTCTTAAAATCAATTTTTGCCTCAATATGTATGGTAATAACTATAACGGTTGTCAAAAGGTTTGTTTATATACAAACGCCGCATATATTTTTAACACGCACAATAAATTTAGCAATCCAGATATTTTGTGGAGCTATTTCATACTCAATTGTGATTTATACTTTAAAAGTCAATGAAGTCAAATGGCTGTTTGAAAACTCAAAAATTGCGCTTAGCAAGTTCAAAGACTTAGTTACAAAATGA
- the hisIE gene encoding bifunctional phosphoribosyl-AMP cyclohydrolase/phosphoribosyl-ATP diphosphatase HisIE encodes MLDLSALKFDQNGLIPVVVQDFKSNEVLMLAYMNQESIKLTIQTGYMHYFSRSRNKIWKKGETSGNFQKVKALYIDCDGDVILALVEQTGVACHTGNRSCFFTNIFGQDKKGEADILFRLIETINDRKKNKVEGSYTCYLFEKGLDKILKKVGEEATEVVIGAKNESKQEIIYEVSDLIYHLSVLLSYFDLDWTDIFKRLEERRR; translated from the coding sequence ATGTTGGATTTATCAGCACTCAAGTTTGACCAAAACGGTCTTATTCCCGTTGTTGTTCAGGATTTCAAATCAAACGAGGTTTTGATGTTGGCTTACATGAACCAAGAGAGTATAAAACTTACAATTCAAACTGGATATATGCACTATTTTAGCAGAAGTAGGAACAAAATATGGAAAAAGGGTGAGACATCAGGAAATTTTCAAAAGGTAAAAGCATTGTATATTGACTGTGATGGAGATGTTATATTAGCACTTGTTGAACAAACAGGGGTTGCGTGCCATACAGGCAACAGAAGCTGCTTTTTTACAAACATTTTTGGTCAGGATAAGAAAGGTGAGGCTGATATTCTCTTTAGATTAATCGAGACAATCAATGACAGAAAGAAAAACAAGGTTGAAGGTTCATATACCTGTTATTTGTTTGAAAAAGGTCTCGACAAGATACTTAAGAAAGTAGGAGAAGAGGCTACTGAGGTGGTAATTGGAGCAAAAAATGAATCAAAACAAGAGATAATATATGAAGTAAGTGACCTTATTTATCATTTGAGTGTTCTGCTTTCGTATTTTGATTTGGATTGGACAGATATATTCAAGAGATTAGAAGAAAGAAGAAGATAA
- a CDS encoding GNAT family N-acetyltransferase translates to MIIRKATISDIPHILSIYNYEVLNSTSTFDISPKSTEDFLKLFDRHSSKYPIYVVEDNSKLIVGYGYLSPFFRKRRIFSYC, encoded by the coding sequence ATGATTATAAGAAAAGCAACAATCTCTGACATACCACACATCTTATCAATCTATAACTATGAAGTCTTAAACTCAACTTCAACATTTGACATTAGTCCTAAGTCTACCGAAGATTTTTTGAAATTATTTGATAGGCACAGTTCAAAATACCCAATTTATGTAGTTGAGGATAACTCAAAGCTCATAGTTGGGTATGGGTATCTCTCTCCTTTTTTCAGAAAAAGAAGGATATTTTCTTACTGCTGA
- the pgsA gene encoding CDP-diacylglycerol--glycerol-3-phosphate 3-phosphatidyltransferase — MNLPNLLTILRFFLIPLFVLIFFSNLKYRYMIAIGIFLFSGLTDVLDGFIARRYNIVTKFGKLFDPLADKLMILTVLWCFVYKGYISPIIFYIVLFKELFMIVGSAILYGRIKIVVSANIYGKIATVLFYIAIISLLLKLEMSLYILVIAVIFAIFALIVYTVKYLSEYRRLRSTSDE, encoded by the coding sequence TTGAACCTTCCCAATTTACTTACGATTTTAAGATTTTTCTTGATTCCTCTTTTTGTGTTAATCTTTTTTTCAAACCTTAAATACAGATACATGATAGCAATAGGAATATTTTTGTTCTCAGGCTTAACTGACGTCTTGGATGGCTTTATTGCACGCCGTTATAATATTGTTACAAAATTCGGAAAACTTTTTGATCCTTTAGCTGATAAACTAATGATACTTACCGTTTTATGGTGTTTTGTCTATAAGGGTTATATTTCTCCTATTATCTTTTACATTGTCCTGTTTAAAGAACTCTTTATGATTGTTGGCTCAGCCATTTTATACGGGAGAATAAAGATTGTTGTTTCAGCTAACATATACGGAAAGATTGCTACTGTTTTGTTTTACATTGCTATAATATCTCTTCTCTTAAAATTAGAAATGTCACTCTATATTTTAGTAATAGCAGTAATATTTGCAATATTTGCACTTATAGTATATACTGTGAAGTATCTAAGCGAATATAGAAGGCTGAGGAGCACCTCCGATGAATAA
- a CDS encoding single-stranded DNA-binding protein — protein sequence MPQNPLDNNRVYLCGKVITPLSFSHESYGEKFFTFKLEVPRLSQQKDILVVTVSDRLLININLDEGSFIEVIGQFRSYNNPSNIGNRLILTIFARDIKNAESVDPAKNINEIFLNGYICKKPQYRTTPLGREITDILLAVNRLYGKSDYIPCIAWGRNARYASTFQIGDNIKVWGRVQSRDYQKRLETGEIETRTAYEVSIFKLEKVENERQKS from the coding sequence ATGCCTCAGAATCCTTTAGACAATAATAGAGTTTACTTATGTGGCAAGGTAATAACCCCTCTTAGTTTTAGTCACGAAAGTTATGGTGAAAAATTTTTTACCTTTAAACTTGAAGTACCAAGACTTTCTCAGCAAAAAGATATATTAGTTGTCACAGTGTCTGATAGACTTCTGATAAATATCAATCTTGACGAGGGGAGCTTTATAGAAGTCATTGGCCAATTTAGGTCTTATAACAATCCGTCAAATATAGGAAATAGGCTTATCCTTACCATTTTTGCAAGGGATATAAAGAATGCAGAAAGCGTTGACCCTGCCAAGAATATCAATGAGATCTTCTTAAATGGTTATATTTGTAAAAAGCCTCAGTATCGAACAACTCCACTGGGCAGAGAAATAACTGACATATTGCTGGCTGTAAACAGGCTTTATGGCAAATCAGATTATATTCCCTGTATTGCGTGGGGTAGAAATGCAAGATATGCAAGTACTTTTCAAATAGGAGATAATATAAAGGTATGGGGAAGGGTTCAAAGCAGAGACTATCAGAAGAGATTAGAGACTGGTGAAATTGAAACAAGAACTGCTTATGAAGTGTCTATATTCAAACTTGAAAAGGTTGAAAATGAACGGCAAAAGAGCTGA
- the nth gene encoding endonuclease III, whose protein sequence is MTKTQKAIYVIEKLLELYPEPKCTLEYNKPYELLIATILAAQSTDERVNKITPTLFKKYPSLEHFANADLKELEKDIKSVGFYRNKAKSIKEIAKLLIEKYNGMLPNNIEELTTLKGVGRKTANVIMANIFGVPSIIVDTHCMRLSNRIGFVNSEDPDKIEFELRKIIPQDMYTIFSNLMVYHGRAVCKARKPNCSQCIINNVCDFYKRLSKNNNF, encoded by the coding sequence ATTACAAAGACACAAAAAGCGATATACGTAATAGAAAAACTTTTAGAGCTCTACCCAGAGCCAAAGTGTACCTTAGAATATAATAAACCATACGAGCTTTTAATAGCAACAATTTTAGCAGCACAAAGCACGGACGAGCGTGTAAATAAAATAACTCCAACACTTTTTAAAAAATACCCTTCACTTGAGCATTTTGCAAATGCTGATTTAAAAGAGTTAGAAAAAGATATAAAATCTGTTGGGTTTTATAGAAACAAAGCAAAAAGTATAAAAGAAATAGCAAAACTTCTTATTGAGAAGTACAATGGCATGTTGCCAAACAATATCGAAGAGCTAACAACACTAAAAGGTGTTGGTAGAAAAACTGCAAATGTTATCATGGCAAACATCTTTGGAGTACCTTCTATAATTGTTGATACACATTGTATGAGACTTTCAAACAGAATTGGTTTTGTAAATAGCGAAGACCCTGATAAAATAGAGTTTGAATTAAGAAAAATAATTCCTCAGGATATGTACACTATATTTAGTAATCTCATGGTTTATCATGGAAGAGCTGTATGCAAAGCAAGAAAACCAAACTGTAGTCAGTGCATTATCAATAATGTATGTGACTTTTACAAGAGGCTGTCCAAAAACAATAATTTTTAA
- the pdaB gene encoding polysaccharide deacetylase family sporulation protein PdaB, which translates to MIRIFNLSKMVKLSLYFLFLSLLVSCIYIYSEIAIEVVNQKNFFPIYCVARNDKKIALTFDAAWGNDDTKDLLRILKQYNAKATFFLVGFWVERYPEDVVEIYKNGHEIGSHSDKHLHMSRLSQEDIVKDVKACEEKISRVIGKRPVVFRPPYVDYNNTLIKTLTSLGYYVIQWDVDSLDWKDLPADEIAKRVLKRAKSGSIILFHNNAKNTKYALPKILGELSKQGYQFVTVSELIYKNNYYIDHQGVQQKLENKVK; encoded by the coding sequence ATGATAAGAATCTTTAATCTTTCAAAGATGGTAAAATTATCACTTTACTTTTTGTTTCTTAGTCTTCTTGTAAGTTGTATTTACATCTATTCAGAAATTGCAATAGAGGTTGTGAATCAAAAAAACTTCTTTCCTATTTATTGTGTTGCAAGGAATGATAAAAAGATTGCACTTACATTTGATGCAGCTTGGGGAAATGATGATACAAAAGACCTTCTCAGAATATTAAAACAGTACAATGCAAAAGCTACATTCTTCCTAGTAGGTTTTTGGGTGGAGAGATACCCTGAGGATGTAGTTGAGATTTATAAAAATGGACATGAGATTGGCAGCCACTCTGACAAACACCTACACATGTCAAGACTCTCTCAAGAGGATATTGTAAAAGACGTTAAAGCCTGTGAAGAGAAGATTTCAAGGGTCATTGGCAAAAGACCAGTTGTCTTCAGACCTCCATATGTTGATTATAACAATACTCTTATCAAAACACTCACTTCCTTAGGCTATTATGTCATCCAATGGGATGTTGATTCACTTGATTGGAAAGACTTGCCTGCAGACGAGATAGCTAAAAGAGTGCTAAAAAGAGCAAAGAGTGGTTCAATTATCTTGTTTCACAACAATGCAAAAAATACTAAATATGCTCTTCCTAAGATATTAGGTGAACTTTCTAAGCAAGGATATCAATTTGTTACAGTCTCTGAATTGATATACAAAAACAACTATTATATTGACCACCAGGGTGTACAACAAAAGTTAGAAAATAAAGTTAAATAA
- a CDS encoding acyl-CoA dehydratase activase-related protein, producing the protein MRVGIPNSFCYMGMERFLADFISRISASTEAIFSGPTTNEMVELGIQNSIEEICMPAKLLVGHIEYLVKNTDIDILLLPRLASISYKTYSCPKIIGIPDLVKAHYNHMRIISPELNLRNGISCIDKFLVELGRHFISDIRRLRNIVKNFSGRNLFEYLPLTIKEKKNILILGHSYVIFDNNLNKRILQLIKSGGYNPLYPSYNYISIDTIVSDLPKPFFWSTAQNIYEYFWWAQKNLKLDGVI; encoded by the coding sequence ATGAGGGTTGGAATTCCGAATAGCTTTTGTTATATGGGAATGGAAAGGTTCTTAGCCGATTTTATCTCAAGAATTTCTGCAAGCACAGAAGCAATCTTCTCTGGACCTACAACAAACGAGATGGTAGAGCTTGGAATACAAAATAGTATAGAAGAAATTTGCATGCCTGCAAAGTTGCTCGTCGGCCATATTGAATACCTGGTAAAAAACACAGACATTGATATCCTTTTGCTGCCAAGACTTGCCTCAATCAGCTACAAAACCTATTCATGTCCTAAAATTATTGGAATTCCTGACTTGGTAAAAGCACATTACAATCACATGAGAATAATTTCACCAGAGCTCAACCTAAGAAATGGGATCTCTTGCATAGACAAGTTTTTAGTAGAGCTTGGGAGACATTTTATAAGTGACATAAGACGATTGAGAAATATTGTAAAAAACTTTAGTGGCAGAAATCTTTTTGAGTATTTACCTCTAACTATAAAAGAGAAGAAAAATATTTTAATTTTAGGGCACAGTTATGTTATCTTTGATAATAATCTCAACAAGAGGATTTTACAACTTATAAAGTCAGGTGGTTATAATCCACTTTATCCTTCATACAACTACATTTCAATTGATACTATTGTATCCGACTTACCAAAACCTTTCTTTTGGTCCACTGCCCAAAATATATATGAATACTTCTGGTGGGCTCAAAAAAACCTGAAACTTGACGGAGTTATATAA
- a CDS encoding GNAT family N-acetyltransferase, translating to MGISLLFSEKEGYFLTAEDSLYIHHLHRGKGIGKTLLKFLIEKAKENKIKNIIAKICAENQPSLNLHKSLGFAEVGKLCQVGYKFGRYLDVVIL from the coding sequence ATGGGTATCTCTCTCCTTTTTTCAGAAAAAGAAGGATATTTTCTTACTGCTGAAGATTCTCTATATATCCACCATCTTCACAGAGGAAAAGGTATTGGTAAAACGCTTTTAAAATTTTTAATTGAAAAAGCAAAGGAAAACAAAATCAAGAATATAATTGCCAAAATCTGTGCTGAAAACCAACCAAGCCTCAACCTACACAAATCCTTAGGATTTGCAGAGGTTGGAAAGCTGTGTCAAGTAGGCTATAAATTCGGTAGATACTTAGATGTGGTCATTTTGTAA
- a CDS encoding DivIVA domain-containing protein translates to MNTYKFARTFRGFKPSSVIEYINNLERTYEKEIKEKQEAISELQKENEELKKKLSKLEEEFSKLNEQKIKIAELLIIAQEKAESIVSKAIEEGENKKKALLEEIEQHEKTLQNLKEEIKRIKSELQSVISKFENETENEREEESLD, encoded by the coding sequence ATGAATACATACAAATTTGCAAGAACATTTAGAGGATTTAAGCCGAGTTCTGTAATTGAATATATCAATAATCTTGAGAGGACATATGAAAAAGAAATAAAAGAAAAACAAGAGGCTATTTCAGAGCTTCAGAAAGAAAATGAAGAGTTAAAAAAGAAGCTAAGTAAGCTCGAAGAAGAGTTTTCAAAGTTAAATGAGCAGAAAATTAAAATTGCAGAACTATTAATTATTGCGCAAGAAAAAGCAGAGAGTATTGTTTCTAAAGCTATAGAAGAGGGAGAGAACAAAAAGAAAGCATTGCTTGAGGAAATTGAACAACATGAAAAAACATTACAGAATTTAAAAGAAGAGATAAAAAGGATAAAAAGCGAACTTCAGTCTGTGATAAGTAAGTTTGAAAATGAAACCGAAAATGAAAGAGAAGAGGAGAGTTTGGATTGA
- a CDS encoding tRNA threonylcarbamoyladenosine dehydratase, protein MMLIGQEELEKLSKVCIVICGLGGVGSFAFEALVRCGIQNFVIVDKDNVSASNLNRQLIATMSNIGKPKVDIAYSRALDINPFVNVVKIKEEITPDNVEKLFGNIKIDYIVDAIDDVAAKVALIKFGTSKGIKIISSMGMGNRLNPTLLRISDIYSTKNCPLAKKIRSALRKEGVKQLKVVYSEEKPLKPDYRFLREKTQKRHVPGSISFVPPVAGFLMAYEVVKDILGW, encoded by the coding sequence ATGATGTTGATAGGTCAAGAAGAACTTGAAAAACTATCGAAAGTATGCATTGTAATATGTGGTCTTGGTGGTGTTGGAAGCTTTGCATTTGAAGCACTTGTAAGATGCGGGATACAAAACTTTGTTATAGTGGACAAAGATAATGTGTCAGCTTCAAATTTGAACAGACAGTTGATAGCTACTATGTCGAATATAGGAAAACCAAAGGTTGATATTGCATACAGTAGAGCTTTGGATATAAATCCTTTTGTAAATGTGGTTAAAATTAAAGAAGAAATCACTCCGGATAACGTTGAAAAATTGTTTGGCAATATCAAGATAGATTACATAGTTGATGCAATTGATGATGTAGCTGCAAAGGTTGCGTTAATTAAATTTGGGACCTCAAAAGGGATTAAAATCATAAGTAGTATGGGAATGGGGAACAGACTAAATCCAACTTTGCTGAGGATTTCTGATATCTACTCAACCAAAAACTGTCCACTTGCCAAAAAGATAAGAAGTGCACTTAGAAAAGAAGGTGTAAAACAGTTAAAGGTAGTCTACTCAGAAGAAAAGCCACTTAAGCCAGATTATAGATTTCTAAGAGAAAAAACTCAAAAAAGGCATGTTCCAGGAAGCATTTCTTTTGTTCCACCTGTTGCAGGATTTTTGATGGCTTATGAGGTTGTGAAGGACATACTGGGATGGTAG
- a CDS encoding acyl-CoA dehydratase activase-related protein, which yields MKITFPHMGNLYIVAKPLFEELGFEVVIPALNNRKTLEIGKEYSPEFICMPFKLNIGNFIQAIKMGADTIVMFGGCGPCRFGYYGALQNEILKDAGFDVQMIIIEPPYYGIEKFLSEAGKFFAKKNLIGILPKIYSLAKMVDKIEKRVHFLRPREMVKGSVDKIYSRFKSEALKTEGIDQMKKLLDTTDVLLDNVYVVDENIKKIEL from the coding sequence ATGAAGATTACATTTCCACATATGGGTAATCTCTATATAGTTGCAAAACCACTTTTTGAGGAACTCGGATTTGAAGTAGTTATTCCGGCACTAAATAATAGGAAGACTTTAGAAATTGGTAAAGAATACTCGCCAGAATTTATATGTATGCCTTTTAAACTCAATATAGGAAATTTTATTCAAGCTATTAAAATGGGTGCTGATACAATTGTGATGTTTGGTGGATGTGGTCCCTGCAGGTTTGGATACTATGGAGCACTTCAAAATGAGATTTTAAAAGACGCTGGGTTTGATGTTCAGATGATTATTATTGAACCCCCTTATTATGGAATTGAAAAATTTTTATCTGAGGCAGGGAAGTTTTTTGCCAAGAAAAACCTGATTGGTATTTTGCCTAAAATCTATAGTTTAGCAAAAATGGTGGACAAGATTGAGAAAAGGGTGCATTTCTTGAGGCCAAGGGAGATGGTAAAAGGAAGTGTTGATAAGATATACAGTCGATTTAAAAGTGAAGCTTTAAAAACAGAAGGCATCGACCAGATGAAGAAGCTATTAGATACTACGGATGTACTTTTAGACAATGTGTATGTAGTGGATGAGAACATAAAAAAGATTGAATTGTAG
- the hisF gene encoding imidazole glycerol phosphate synthase subunit HisF — translation MVAKRIIPCLDVDRGRVVKGINFVNLVDAGDPVECAQKYNQLGADELVFLDITASHEERNIMIEVVKKVAEKVFIPFTVGGGVRDIEDIRNLLLAGADKVSINSAAVKNPDLIEKSAKIFGSQCIVVAIDAKRHKDGFHVYINGGRIDTGLDAIEWAKEVERRGAGEILLTSMDRDGTKAGYDLELTQAICSEVNIPVIASGGAGKPEHFLEIFKVGADAALAASIFHFGEILISDLKQFLKNYNIEVRT, via the coding sequence ATGGTTGCAAAAAGAATTATTCCATGCCTTGACGTTGACAGAGGAAGAGTGGTAAAAGGTATAAACTTTGTAAACCTTGTTGATGCAGGAGATCCTGTTGAATGTGCTCAAAAGTACAATCAGCTTGGTGCAGATGAGCTTGTATTTTTAGACATCACAGCTTCACATGAAGAGAGGAATATAATGATTGAGGTTGTCAAAAAGGTTGCTGAAAAAGTATTCATTCCCTTTACAGTAGGCGGTGGTGTAAGAGATATAGAGGACATACGAAATCTACTGTTAGCTGGGGCTGATAAAGTGTCAATAAACTCAGCAGCAGTAAAGAATCCTGATTTGATAGAAAAGTCTGCCAAAATTTTTGGTTCTCAGTGTATTGTTGTTGCAATAGATGCAAAAAGACACAAAGACGGTTTTCACGTGTATATAAACGGTGGTAGGATTGACACAGGGCTTGATGCTATAGAGTGGGCAAAAGAGGTTGAAAGGAGGGGAGCAGGTGAGATTCTTTTAACTTCAATGGACAGAGATGGGACAAAAGCTGGTTATGATTTAGAGTTGACACAAGCTATATGTTCTGAGGTCAATATTCCTGTTATTGCATCAGGCGGCGCTGGCAAACCTGAGCACTTTTTAGAAATCTTTAAAGTAGGTGCTGATGCAGCATTAGCTGCATCAATTTTCCACTTTGGTGAGATTTTGATTAGTGATTTGAAGCAGTTTTTGAAAAATTATAATATTGAGGTGAGAACATAA
- a CDS encoding phage holin family protein — protein sequence MSEKTERKYASWLGIIVRFVGASFMMLLMQIIYPNFVFSNWMMGIALIAAISVITYIIERITTLYRTPIGRGIIAFLVTFGALYFANMSVPGIKVPFVANLITSFVVGMFDIFLPDRVF from the coding sequence ATGAGTGAAAAGACAGAAAGAAAGTACGCGAGCTGGCTCGGTATTATTGTGAGGTTTGTTGGGGCTTCTTTTATGATGCTTTTAATGCAGATAATCTATCCGAACTTCGTTTTTAGCAACTGGATGATGGGAATAGCTTTAATTGCTGCAATATCTGTGATAACATATATAATCGAAAGGATTACAACACTTTACAGAACACCAATTGGGAGAGGAATTATTGCTTTTTTAGTGACATTTGGTGCCCTGTACTTTGCTAATATGTCAGTCCCAGGAATAAAGGTGCCGTTTGTTGCTAATTTGATAACTTCATTTGTAGTTGGAATGTTTGATATTTTTCTGCCAGACAGAGTATTTTAA
- a CDS encoding mannose-1-phosphate guanylyltransferase, producing the protein MQKFAVVMAGGGGTRFWPLSRSSSPKQFLNLSGNDILINETIDRISKIIPKKNIFVVTNINQKEMIEKVLDSEVDRNNIIYEPIGRNTAACILYAALKIKKLHKDGIMCVFPSDHYIKDNEGFAEVLNTCIEIAEKTDKLITIGINPTFPSTGYGYIKFDKDSHDKYDHKAYDVLEFVEKPSFDKAKAYIKSGNYLWNSGMFVWRLDTIIQNFNRFLPRIYNKFYSVYECLWTEDEFKYVSEIYPSLQDISIDYGIMERADEVVVVPGDFGWNDVGSWDSLGAIFPPDEDGNIVKALHVGIDTRDCIIYGNNRLIATINVSDVIIAETEDAVLVCAKNRAQDVKKIVEMLKEKKLDKFI; encoded by the coding sequence ATGCAAAAGTTCGCAGTAGTTATGGCAGGTGGTGGTGGCACAAGGTTCTGGCCTTTGTCAAGGAGTTCATCGCCCAAGCAATTTTTAAACCTCTCTGGGAATGACATATTAATCAATGAGACAATTGATAGAATTTCGAAGATAATTCCAAAGAAAAATATATTTGTTGTGACAAATATAAACCAAAAAGAAATGATAGAAAAGGTTTTAGATAGCGAGGTTGATAGGAACAACATCATCTATGAGCCAATAGGTAGAAATACAGCTGCGTGCATTTTATACGCAGCACTCAAGATTAAAAAATTACATAAAGATGGAATAATGTGTGTATTTCCTTCTGACCATTATATAAAGGACAACGAGGGGTTTGCTGAAGTTCTAAATACTTGTATTGAAATTGCAGAGAAGACTGATAAATTAATAACAATTGGAATAAATCCAACCTTCCCTTCAACTGGATATGGGTATATTAAATTTGATAAAGACTCTCATGACAAGTATGACCATAAAGCATATGATGTTTTGGAATTTGTTGAAAAACCCTCATTTGACAAGGCAAAGGCTTATATAAAAAGTGGTAATTATCTTTGGAACAGCGGTATGTTTGTGTGGAGACTTGATACAATTATCCAAAACTTTAATAGGTTTTTGCCAAGAATATACAACAAGTTTTATTCTGTCTATGAATGTCTATGGACAGAAGATGAGTTTAAATATGTGAGTGAAATATATCCAAGCCTGCAGGATATCTCTATTGACTATGGTATAATGGAAAGAGCTGATGAGGTTGTGGTTGTACCGGGAGACTTTGGATGGAATGACGTAGGTTCATGGGATTCATTAGGTGCAATCTTCCCACCAGATGAGGATGGAAATATTGTCAAGGCACTTCATGTTGGTATAGATACACGTGACTGCATAATCTATGGAAATAACAGGCTCATTGCCACAATCAATGTATCGGATGTTATTATTGCAGAGACAGAGGATGCTGTTTTGGTTTGTGCAAAGAATAGAGCTCAGGATGTTAAAAAGATTGTTGAAATGCTAAAAGAAAAGAAATTGGACAAGTTTATATAA